In Athene noctua chromosome 7, bAthNoc1.hap1.1, whole genome shotgun sequence, the following proteins share a genomic window:
- the LOC141962299 gene encoding glycerol-3-phosphate dehydrogenase [NAD(+)], cytoplasmic-like isoform X1: protein MSPLRVCIVGSGNWGSAIARIIGKNVQKSNRFDPTVKMWVFEEIINGRKLSEIINQEHENVKYLPGYKIPKNVVAVPDVVEAANGADILVFVLPHQFVGRICEQIAGQIKPGTFGISLIKGIDEGPDGLKLISDLIREKLKIEISVLMGANIAKEVADEKFCETTIGCKNEKQGEIFKELMQTPNFRITVVLDSDTVEICGALKNIVAVGAGFCDGLDFGDNTKAAVIRLGLMEMVAFAKMFCRGPVSIATFLESCGVADLITTCYGGRNRKVAEAFARTGKSIEELENEMLNGQKLQGPQTSAEVHKILKQKNMLDKFPLFTTIYKICYEGQSIQDFIACLQNHPEHI, encoded by the exons ATGTCGCCGCTCCGCGTCTGCATCGTCGGCTCGGGGAACTG gggaTCAGCCATAGCAAGAATCATTGGCAAAAATGTCCAGAAGTCTAACAGATTTGATCCTACTGTTAAGATGTGGGTATTTGAAGAGATCATCAATGGAAGAAAACTCTCAGAAATAATCAACCAGGAacatgaaaatgttaaatatctGCCTGGATACAAGATACCCAAAAATGtg GTGGCTGTACCAGATGTGGTCGAAGCAGCAAATGGAGCAGATATTTTAGTGTTTGTTCTGCCACATCAATTTGTTGGACGAATCTGTGAGCAGATTGCAGGCCAGATAAAACCTGGGACATTTGGAATTTCACTGATCAAG GGGATCGATGAAGGTCCTGATGGCCTGAAGCTCATATCTGACCTCATTCgagagaaactgaaaatagaaatcAGTGTGCTTATGGGGGCCAACATAGCCAAAGAAGTGGCTGATGAGAAGTTCTGTGAAACCACCATTG gatgcaaaaatgaaaaacaagggGAGATCTTTAAAGAATTAATGCAGACCCCCAATTTCAGAATTACCGTGGTGCTTGACTCTGATACAGTGGAGATTTGTGGAGCATTAAAA AACATCGTAGCAGTGGGAGCTGGGTTCTGCGATGGGCTGGATTTTGGCGATAATACAAAGGCAGCAGTTATACGCTTGGGCCTTATGGAAATGGTGGCCTTTGCCAAGATGTTCTGCAGGGGACCAGTCTCAATAGCCACTTTTTTGGAAAGCTGTGGGGTTGCTGATCTAATCACCACCTGCTACGGGGGACGCAACAGGAAAGTAGCAGAGGCCTTTGCACGCACAGGAAAA TCCATTGAGGAACTGGAAAACGAGATGCTGAATGGACAAAAGCTGCAAGGTCCTCAGACCTCAGCCGAAGTCCACAAGatcctgaaacagaaaaatatgctcGATAA GTTTCCATTATTTACAACCATCTACAAGATCTGCTACGAGGGTCAATCGATCCAGGATTTCATCGCGTGCCTGCAGAACCACCCAGAGCACATTTAG
- the LOC141962299 gene encoding glycerol-3-phosphate dehydrogenase 1-like protein isoform X2 produces MSPLRVCIVGSGNWGSAIARIIGKNVQKSNRFDPTVKMWVFEEIINGRKLSEIINQEHENVKYLPGYKIPKNQFVGRICEQIAGQIKPGTFGISLIKGIDEGPDGLKLISDLIREKLKIEISVLMGANIAKEVADEKFCETTIGCKNEKQGEIFKELMQTPNFRITVVLDSDTVEICGALKNIVAVGAGFCDGLDFGDNTKAAVIRLGLMEMVAFAKMFCRGPVSIATFLESCGVADLITTCYGGRNRKVAEAFARTGKSIEELENEMLNGQKLQGPQTSAEVHKILKQKNMLDKFPLFTTIYKICYEGQSIQDFIACLQNHPEHI; encoded by the exons ATGTCGCCGCTCCGCGTCTGCATCGTCGGCTCGGGGAACTG gggaTCAGCCATAGCAAGAATCATTGGCAAAAATGTCCAGAAGTCTAACAGATTTGATCCTACTGTTAAGATGTGGGTATTTGAAGAGATCATCAATGGAAGAAAACTCTCAGAAATAATCAACCAGGAacatgaaaatgttaaatatctGCCTGGATACAAGATACCCAAAA ATCAATTTGTTGGACGAATCTGTGAGCAGATTGCAGGCCAGATAAAACCTGGGACATTTGGAATTTCACTGATCAAG GGGATCGATGAAGGTCCTGATGGCCTGAAGCTCATATCTGACCTCATTCgagagaaactgaaaatagaaatcAGTGTGCTTATGGGGGCCAACATAGCCAAAGAAGTGGCTGATGAGAAGTTCTGTGAAACCACCATTG gatgcaaaaatgaaaaacaagggGAGATCTTTAAAGAATTAATGCAGACCCCCAATTTCAGAATTACCGTGGTGCTTGACTCTGATACAGTGGAGATTTGTGGAGCATTAAAA AACATCGTAGCAGTGGGAGCTGGGTTCTGCGATGGGCTGGATTTTGGCGATAATACAAAGGCAGCAGTTATACGCTTGGGCCTTATGGAAATGGTGGCCTTTGCCAAGATGTTCTGCAGGGGACCAGTCTCAATAGCCACTTTTTTGGAAAGCTGTGGGGTTGCTGATCTAATCACCACCTGCTACGGGGGACGCAACAGGAAAGTAGCAGAGGCCTTTGCACGCACAGGAAAA TCCATTGAGGAACTGGAAAACGAGATGCTGAATGGACAAAAGCTGCAAGGTCCTCAGACCTCAGCCGAAGTCCACAAGatcctgaaacagaaaaatatgctcGATAA GTTTCCATTATTTACAACCATCTACAAGATCTGCTACGAGGGTCAATCGATCCAGGATTTCATCGCGTGCCTGCAGAACCACCCAGAGCACATTTAG